One Anopheles marshallii chromosome 3, idAnoMarsDA_429_01, whole genome shotgun sequence genomic region harbors:
- the LOC128714092 gene encoding uncharacterized protein LOC128714092, with product MDASAKFYTLQLPGKSLTKVPLGNTVEAKQAPDAGRTIFVRNNRVLVIYEQTNGSWSEVYKDEDFFSVSADEVTYPWAVYKGNLLVVRKTEGIVVYNWNKSKLNQLLAAPKYHDEYGYALQNNTIAFGKIYPSEKYIGVVSRLGSTVEFGSINPSESSKAVRSLKKHLNLDETWKIPTSKISLVERYDNNTQLSIALRTISELKLFRFDPKYELKELATVNNFLPDNEYDRIMFAKFDNGGIHDLLHFSSRGLTMYRMIEETGRFQKVYYSTAFSKFRGWNKRTIDTFATIDIDGDTFDELIASGPKGLCVYRPVFTEEGQFDLVNIFDDAIVDRVVRYGHPVLATKTADNVAYNMLLLTGENLLEVRTKQFTPESFDIPSVQPSSPQPKPNVPLLVPQKKYIVWLHDQLDLNSMLQPLNPHAGTVELSIPLIELPNAFGVSVRKYLQYKNIPFESFFGHGWSLPLDYISVERKNSGFLQDHDYAILKNNNRIILKRQPAWDSIKHWAFIIEGYKQARVKYYPDVERWELTMEDRTFVYGTWDKLNKKREESVCSSWPLCSGKSKNTQNLPTRWYLVHEESEYGPYANYYYDTFVQGKGDRLARIELDSGSSVSLKYTKMNQLSSFTVNTTCYEQNVSFEYTGNSLTHIKQEERTLFRFEYKDKRMSKIVYPNQLESSLEYSDMEIDRTRFEEEVPVDLSPTMYYGPDYTVILDKEYEDDRVVVSIRNLLGGSEGTKVMKGKLHFGQPGIKSHTIHALEDMLAVVLIYGSRKEVTILQFTNNAWAEKEYHPDLPLDAVISAGKKFVVMYDLKSVRVLTISLDGKLTSTVVKKTVPSNFLIHTFANGFVMYDTYINVWTMGIKNQWQTGYTSTPTDVFADITKVLDMFELDTEFRSALRRGFLADAVTMYQNAIVIRVPVLVDKKLDLKVYFLVMNFDKGAKRIAGHSVQIPVANFATYEYDLPTKDGDVFKLIYEQKNNKLLLKMKSLKGPLYKSLMDQKEKSYKQIDDSKENETKKTQYKKEVDDKIAEELDNINRTVVSKVQFAMDLSQFGVLTNQHGIVTANTQLSFDGQTWQQQSISPETMHMETVNQWLGEGFKLAKNNHEDTFKVYEMPRNVMVYNTQTNNPQEIQIVAPRYIQSQPAGKRLRMFVFHTNETVQLPANETMVRASNTIALVTVRHVNETSKFVIFRPVDSFLLKKTTLFTRQNVRLNQNETRTSTHIYDAQDAHLSSEGAMFYRVKVAPGGNTHQYGWYEQATNSSTGITTKKTYASDGTDVTVREKRKRDRSEAKDVECTIWDRSKQLKVVDLGAMRLADEVASYYGFEPYELNRYGVDKKWTFEEKNVQNERDNHYLRLPMGAALKASFTPVQPNNMWIVSFWVRANPVPKVDDQLNIVQVTLLNLANNSRQTLRGATVQHVTSNWCYVEMTVDTMNNPNATKLQFDVSIEPSVSGIDVDHVRFSPLDLNFLATIYTPVNAEVRATLRNNGKLKQSLYSPNGRRVALLSEAGQVIDFAMHSKTAYVTSVNARQCLVEMKPNRGVYETFDNKDWKPSGAQWSIKYGELEHNPDNTGRRGEITKTFDQPFDSLALRFLYNYASNDAKLDFSWNGQEYVIICSGESPCNRPPTVGEVLIFITELRISVWLEGHLQREIHLTSNPSAAKPKEFRLLPTGSFVISEFLVMYDPRVKVTYYNRMGRPVQLIVYDDPSTVRVRELRYDEIDRPIMQTKWTKLTCQNKDYFAFYENFITQVHDTSHVMTGMVANANPSCEGFPYSRTIYANDPTENKQFQGLPGKDYNVLSKYKRRYAMRSEIALLRNIFPEAQGYRQKIVERPGGAIRATVEDDRGNKVAKYWQVGNYENRLTTYVYSDTYGHLVEMLPPQYHALAKTTSRTRPFLTGGNTMEEIQLKNQWLVSYSYDDGNIIHKRTPDGGTFEYVYTESGILRFSIHYNSPERENLDRVVHFTYSSHGKVLREALVNLTRAQCYESVKTNEAPVSENWIESFYGEIETNPDVRYRSQQSTRKIGNNQMMESLIFNENEKVVKKVFVVPTINSTYSIDYEYVNEQLHSLQYPMNSTTSAFTLIYDYNGNGEVKSIRELTKRDPIFEFTYNADGMVETMKVRTDAKHMFQRNFTYNEPGFLVRLEDDYLSESVSYLETDSYGQDSYTPIYEGLISKTMFTAHWQKSASPLRNGIYPEYFISSTMDRKRAAFCTEVLRRAGYIDENSLVNRTFYGEQDDDLPFECGKRIATRHLSAVLSSKSFPYQYGHRYDYDDHDQLIKGKYFHGLEELALSPLTHRSFSKAIKGVDEATSNKIWDILRTKSYLTMDCTNPNLCHGREGTKSIFSDFIRQHRYSQHLKTMLSKAIAARKGLNKSEFEQKCNRWIEGSNMITQVCTKLQQSLANEKIIGDGDQHPLEALHAEFQDALIQYKNHIPDIVGVLHHHFATALGRSAADVQSYEIDANGNHRKFYTGFARYRLEYRPGTNKITKVYRQRFDRVQRTEEQFPMEHDGDGAVIKAEHKGIKHMEYDKLLQRVSKIEMMDERKLLYQYDVRGERTFKQVLDKDGKVMSEKYYIRDANGLVLMDMDMVYLAKDQPPDVRVTSYIYKDQQLIGFLRNDKLYGVITDHEGSVRVVVTGGEVVAAYDYLPYGQIFRRFGTDLDGQLSYLYTGQEWEPETGLYNYRARLYDPDIGRFYQMDPKEQYPSPYVYAGNSPVSLVDPDGEFAFALAVLILALVGAYLGAASANNCWNPLKWDWRSSSTWIGLLTGAVTGASIPFNMASSVAFFVGMGLSLSTSIAIMVGTGITFAYFMMAASSGTWDPTKFDYSSPGTWNALMNGVATSSWILMNPSSLISSFVSLTSVAAKALFFVVKLTMSLGFTYLFAALGQGGEFDVTKWDFSDPQLYMSIVDGFTTATVGVLFLRNVPNQISKWSGKVTRTFDVLVGNLITFRAHLTLGRDWSRMIMHSTKFMSVNFRSMQSLQKGFLTVGFYALIVSLRLSEVPNSAIPEFTAAEATVNVLFNAEQFSEFVIKPLPQRLKLPKLSRFMRFRIRSEAISIGNDSYLHMQHMQRSSASLLQNTFNTLVNLPFEWLFSGKMTEEHTSTNTITTMVTFTPKRMPRAGHILRNCYKMGSEQHPGGMISCYGHSSILTIVPKFHDANIAEQDHYNHCMPLTYDGHPSVSCQGEWSSLVYTAKDSARVFDFVDGWVLLLQVAPSAFREIRRGIKYLFSRPKRSTQHLNKERVENERKILLTKLNGLKSQIHPTKRSQHWAQWMIEDLIDDVDSYLTKGQGAFNNLEDRINTLAAEIKEDVIIEKLQSTFKLREANENSFPYDKNLDVKMGNLQIGQCLDRYAQLPLSNLNQLSDMMYGALN from the coding sequence ATGGATGCTTCAGCCAAATTCTATACCTTGCAGCTGCCGGGAAAATCCTTGACAAAGGTTCCTCTCGGCAATACTGTGGAAGCGAAGCAAGCCCCTGATGCTGGGAGAACTATCTTCGTGCGTAACAATCGTGTGCTGGTGATCTACGAACAGACAAACGGAAGTTGGTCGGAGGTGTACAAGGATGAGGATTTCTTTTCTGTGTCAGCCGACGAAGTCACTTATCCTTGGGCGGTGTATAAAGGAAATTTGTTGGTAGTACGCAAAACTGAAGGGATCGTTGTGTATAATTGGAACAAATCTAAACTGAACCAGTTGCTTGCGGCCCCAAAGTATCACGACGAGTATGGCTACGCTTTGCAGAATAATACGATCGCTTTCGGAAAGATATATCCATCTGAGAAGTACATTGGTGTTGTTTCGCGTTTGGGCTCAACCGTCGAGTTTGGTTCCATCAATCCGAGTGAATCGAGTAAAGCTGTTCGTTCGCTCAAAAAACATCTCAATCTGGATGAAACATGGAAGATTCCAACTAGCAAGATATCGTTGGTGGAAAGATATGACAACAACACACAGTTATCGATAGCATTGCGAACCATCTCAGAGCTGAAGTTGTTCCGTTTTGACCCGAAATATGAATTGAAGGAACTGGCAACTGTGAATAATTTCCTGCCGGACAACGAGTATGATCGGATCATGTTCGCCAAGTTTGACAATGGGGGTATACATGATCTGCTGCACTTTTCATCCCGAGGGTTGACCATGTATCGTATGATTGAAGAAACCGGCCGCTTCCAGAAGGTCTACTATTCGACAGCGTTCTCCAAATTCCGTGGCTGGAACAAGCGCACTATTGACACGTTCGCGACGATAGACATCGATGGTGACACTTTTGACGAGCTGATTGCCTCTGGTCCAAAGGGATTGTGCGTATATCGTCCGGTCTTTACCGAAGAAGGTCAGTTCGATCTggtcaacattttcgatgatgcGATCGTGGATCGTGTAGTGCGTTACGGGCATCCGGTGTTGGCGACGAAGACAGCAGATAACGTTGCCTATAATATGCTACTGCTTACTGGAGAGAATCTACTCGAAGTGCGTACGAAACAGTTTACACCAGAATCGTTCGATATTCCGTCTGTCCAGCCGAGTAGTCCACAACCGAAACCCAATGTGCCTTTGCTGGTCCCGCAGAAGAAGTACATCGTTTGGCTGCACGATCAGCTCGATCTAAACAGCATGTTGCAACCTTTAAACCCACACGCGGGTACAGTGGAACTGAGCATTCCGTTAATCGAGTTGCCCAACGCATTCGGGGTGAGCGTGCGCAAGTACTTGCAGTACAAAAACATACCATTTGAAAGCTTTTTCGGACATGGATGGTCCCTCCCGCTGGATTACATCAGTGTGGAACGAAAGAACAGTGGCTTCCTGCAAGATCATGACTATGCGATactgaaaaacaacaatcgaaTCATCCTGAAACGACAACCGGCATGGGACTCTATTAAACATTGGGCTTTCATTATCGAAGGATACAAGCAGGCTAGGGTGAAGTACTATCCGGACGTGGAACGCTGGGAACTGACAATGGAAGATCGCACCTTCGTCTACGGCACATGGgacaaattgaacaaaaagcGTGAGGAGAGCGTCTGCTCAAGCTGGCCACTGTGCAGTGGTAAGTCGAAAAATACCCAAAATTTGCCAACGCGTTGGTATTTGGTGCACGAGGAGAGTGAATATGGCCCTTATGCTAATTACTACTACGACACTTTCGTGCAAGGAAAAGGTGATCGTTTGGCACGCATTGAGTTGGACAGTGGATCTAGCGTAAGCTTGAAGTATACTAAAATGAATCAGTTGTCAAGCTTCACAGTAAATACGACGTGTTACGAGCAGAACGTATCGTTCGAGTATACGGGCAATTCGCTCACGCACATCAAGCAGGAGGAACGAACGTTGTTCCGGTTTGAATACAAAGATAAGCGTATGTCTAAGATCGTTTACCCGAACCAACTCGAGTCGTCATTGGAGTACAGCGATATGGAGATCGATCGCACACGCTTTGAAGAGGAGGTACCGGTCGACTTAAGCCCGACAATGTACTACGGACCGGACTACACCGTCATTTTGGACAAGGAGTACGAGGACGATCGTGTGGTGGTCAGCATTCGGAACCTGCTCGGCGGATCGGAAGGAACAAAAGTCATGAAAGGGAAGCTGCACTTTGGCCAACCCGGCATAAAAAGCCACACGATACACGCGTTAGAAGATATGCTGGCGGTAGTGCTGATCTACGGCTCCCGGAAGGAAGTAACGATACTGCAGTTTACCAACAACGCATGGGCGGAAAAGGAATACCATCCCGACTTGCCGCTGGACGCTGTCATAAGTGCGGgaaaaaagtttgttgttATGTACGATCTGAAAAGCGTTCGCGTGTTAACCATTAGCCTGGATGGAAAGCTAACCAGCACGGTGGTGAAAAAAACAGTTCCCTCAAACTTTTTGATACACACGTTTGCGAATGGTTTCGTAATGTACGATACGTATATTAATGTTTGGACGATGGGGATCAAGAATCAGTGGCAAACTGGGTACACGTCCACGCCTACGGACGTCTTTGCCGACATCACGAAGGTACTGGATATGTTTGAGTTGGATACTGAGTTTCGCTCCGCTCTGCGGAGAGGGTTTCTGGCTGATGCCGTCACGATGTACCAGAATGCGATCGTTATACGTGTGCCGGTGCTGGTTGATAAAAAACTGGACTTGAAGGTATATTTTTTGGTCATGAACTTTGATAAAGGAGCTAAACGCATAGCGGGTCACTCTGTGCAGATACCTGTAGCGAATTTTGCAACGTACGAGTACGACCTACCTACCAAAGATGGTGATGTCTTCAAACTAATCTATGAgcagaagaacaacaaactgcTCTTGAAGATGAAAAGTTTAAAGGGACCATTGTACAAGTCGCTCATGGATCAAAAAGAAAAGTCATATAAACAGATTGACGATAGCAAAGagaacgaaacgaagaaaacccAATACAAAAAAGAGGTGGACGATAAAATCGCCGAGGAGTTGGACAACATAAATCGCACTGTTGTTAGTAAGGTGCAGTTTGCAATGGATCTATCGCAGTTCGGTGTGCTTACCAATCAGCACGGAATCGTGACAGCGAACACGCAACTATCCTTCGATGGGCAAACTTGGCAACAGCAATCCATCAGTCCGGAAACGATGCACATGGAGACGGTTAACCAGTGGCTTGGCGAAGGGTTCAAGCTCGCCAAGAACAATCACGAGGACACGTTCAAGGTGTACGAAATGCCAAGGAACGTGATGGTTTACAACACCCAGACGAACAATCCGCAGGAGATACAGATTGTCGCGCCGCGTTACATTCAGTCCCAACCGGCCGGCAAACGATTGAGAATGTTTGTCtttcacacgaacgaaacCGTACAGCTGCCAGCGAACGAAACGATGGTCCGGGCTAGCAACACTATCGCGTTGGTGACAGTGCGTCATGTGAATGAGACGAGTAAGTTTGTGATCTTCCGGCCAGTGGATTCGTTCCTGCTGAAAAAGACAACCCTGTTCACCAGGCAGAATGTACGGCTCAATCAGAACGAGACGCGGACCTCCACCCACATTTACGACGCACAGGATGCACACCTTTCCAGCGAAGGTGCCATGTTTTATCGGGTGAAGGTTGCCCCCGGCGGTAACACACATCAGTACGGATGGTACGAACAGGCTACCAATTCAAGCACCGGaataacaacgaaaaaaacctACGCATCTGACGGAACGGACGTTACCGTGCGGGAGAAACGCAAACGTGACAGGTCGGAGGCCAAAGACGTCGAATGCACGATATGGGACAGAAGTAAACAGCTCAAAGTGGTGGATTTAGGTGCGATGAGGTTGGCGGATGAAGTAGCGTCATACTACGGATTTGAACCGTACGAGCTGAATCGCTACGGAGTCGATAAAAAGTGGACATTTGAGGAGAAGAACGTACAGAATGAACGGGACAACCACTACCTTAGACTTCCAATGGGCGCTGCTTTGAAAGCATCATTCACACCCGTCCAGCCTAACAATATGtggattgtttcattttgggtGCGAGCTAATCCAGTGCCCAAAGTGGACGATCAACTGAACATAGTGCAGGTTACGTTGCTTAATCTCGCAAACAACAGCCGACAAACATTGCGGGGTGCTACAGTACAGCATGTAACGTCAAACTGGTGCTATGTGGAAATGACTGTCGATACCATGAACAACCCAAACGCAACGAAACTTCAATTCGACGTTAGCATCGAACCTTCCGTGTCCGGCATCGACGTTGATCATGTACGGTTTTCGCCATTGGATCTGAATTTTCTCGCCACCATTTACACTCCTGTTAATGCGGAAGTGCGAGCGACACTCCGTAACAATGGTAAACTGAAACAAAGTCTTTATAGTCCCAATGGAAGGAGAGTTGCCTTACTCTCGGAGGCCGGTCAGGTGATTGATTTTGCGATGCATTCGAAAACGGCGTATGTTACGTCCGTTAATGCACGACAATGTCTGGTGGAAATGAAGCCTAATCGAGGTGTTTATGAAACATTCGACAACAAAGATTGGAAACCGAGCGGTGCGCAATGGTCAATCAAATATGGTGAGCTAGAACACAATCCAGACAATACCGGAAGACGAGGCGAAATAACCAAAACGTTCGATCAACCATTCGATTCACTAGCGTTGCGTTTTCTTTATAACTATGCGTCTAACGATGCTAAACTTGACTTTAGCTGGAACGGACAGGAGTATGTCATTATATGCTCTGGGGAGTCTCCTTGCAATCGACCACCAACGGTAGGAGAAGTACTTATATTTATTACCGAGCTGCGCATCTCGGTGTGGTTGGAAGGCCATTTACAAAGAGAAATTCACTTAACGTCGAATCCGAGTGCCGCGAAACCGAAAGAATTTCGTTTACTTCCAACGGGATCGTTTGTGATCTCCGAGTTCCTGGTGATGTACGATCCACGCGTAAAAGTTACCTACTACAATCGAATGGGTCGGCCCGTGCAGTTGATCGTATATGATGATCCCAGTACGGTGCGAGTTCGCGAGCTGAGGTACGATGAAATCGATCGTCCGATCATGCAAACCAAGTGGACCAAGCTGACATGCCAGAATAAGGATTACTTTGCATTctatgaaaatttcatcactcAAGTTCACGATACAAGTCACGTGATGACCGGTATGGTTGCAAACGCGAATCCATCCTGTGAAGGTTTTCCTTATTCTCGCACGATATACGCTAACGATCcaacggaaaacaaacagttcCAGGGTCTACCCGGCAAGGATTACAATGTATTGAGCAAGTACAAACGTCGATATGCAATGCGCTCGGAGATAGCGCTACTGAGGAACATATTTCCCGAAGCGCAAGGCTATCGACAAAAGATTGTGGAACGTCCTGGTGGTGCCATTCGTGCCACGGTTGAAGATGATCGAGGAAACAAAGTGGCCAAGTACTGGCAGGTGGGTAACTACGAAAATCGGCTAACAACTTACGTATATTCCGATACTTACGGGCATTTGGTTGAAATGCTTCCGCCGCAATATCATGCGCTTGCCAAGACGACCTCCAGGACGAGACCATTCTTGACTGGGGGAAACACCATGGAAGAAATTCAACTTAAAAACCAGTGGTTGGTGTCATACTCTTACGATGACGGGAACATCATACACAAACGTACCCCCGACGGTGGCACCTTTGAATATGTTTACACGGAGTCGGGAATTTTGCGCTTTTCAATACATTACAACTCGCCGGAAAGGGAGAACTTGGACCGTGTAGTTCATTTTACGTACTCGTCGCACGGCAAGGTATTGCGAGAAGCGTTAGTGAATTTGACACGCGCGCAATGTtacgagtcggtcaaaacgaACGAAGCTCCTGTTTCAGAGAATTGGATAGAATCTTTCTATGGTGAAATAGAAACCAATCCAGATGTGCGCTATAGATCACAACAATCTACCCGAAAGATTGGCAACAATCAGATGATGgaaagtttaattttcaatgagAATGAGAAGGTCGTCAAAAAAGTGTTTGTTGTTCCAACGATCAACAGTACGTACTCGATCGACTACGAGTATGTGAATGAGCAATTGCATTCCTTACAATATCCGATGAATTCAACGACATCGGCCTTTACGTTGATATACGATTATAACGGAAATGGTGAGGTAAAGTCTATCCGCGAATTAACAAAACGGGATCCAATTTTCGAATTTACGTACAACGCGGATGGCATGGTAGAGACGATGAAGGTACGCACAGACGCGAAGCATATGTTCCAGAGGAACTTCACCTACAACGAGCCAGGCTTTTTAGTGAGGCTCGAGGATGATTATTTGTCGGAAAGCGTTAGCTATCTGGAAACTGATTCGTACGGGCAGGATTCCTACACTCCCATCTATGAGGGTCTCATATCGAAGACAATGTTTACTGCTCACTGGCAAAAGTCGGCCAGTCCGCTACGCAACGGTATCTATCCGGAGTACTTCATCTCGTCTACCATGGACCGCAAACGAGCAGCATTCTGCACTGAAGTGTTACGGCGTGCAGGATACATCGACGAAAACAGCCTTGTGAACAGGACGTTCTATGGTGAGCAGGATGACGATTTACCGTTTGAGTGTGGAAAACGAATCGCGACGCGACATTTATCAGCGGTGCTGAGCAGCAAAAGCTTCCCCTACCAATATGGTCATCGGTATGACTATGACGATCATGATCAGTTGATTAAGGGTAAATATTTCCACGGGCTGGAGGAGTTGGCACTGTCTCCGCTGACACATCGCTCCTTCTCGAAAGCGATAAAGGGAGTTGATGAAGCGACATCGAACAAGATTTGGGATATATTGCGCACGAAATCGTACCTCACGATGGACTGTACCAATCCCAATCTGTGTCACGGACGCGAAGGGACCAAGTCCATTTTCAGCGATTTCATTCGGCAGCATCGCTACAGCCAGCATTTGAAGACCATGCTATCGAAGGCGATAGCGGCAAGGAAAGGACTCAATAAGAGCGAGTTCGAACAGAAATGTAATCGGTGGATTGAGGGATCGAACATGATAACGCAGGTGTGCACAAAACTCCAGCAGTCATTAGCCAACGAAAAGATCATAGGAGATGGCGATCAACACCCTCTAGAGGCACTGCATGCTGAGTTCCAAGATGCCTTGATACAATACAAGAACCATATCCCAGACATTGTTGGTGTGCTCCATCATCATTTCGCGACTGCCCTGGGACGTTCGGCTGCAGACGTGCAATCGTACGAAATTGATGCCAACGGGAATCATCGGAAGTTTTATACGGGATTCGCTCGGTATCGCTTGGAGTACCGCCCAGGAACGAACAAGATCACCAAAGTATACCGACAACGGTTTGATCGGGTGCAGCGCACTGAAGAGCAGTTCCCCATGGAGCACGACGGTGATGGCGCTGTCATCAAGGCGGAGCACAAAGGTATTAAGCACATGGAGTACGACAAGCTGTTGCAACGTGTCAGTAAAATAGAGATGATGGACGAACGGAAGTTGTTGTACCAGTACGATGTGCGCGGCGAACGGACCTTCAAGCAGGTGCTGGATAAAGATGGAAAGGTTATGAGTGAAAAGTATTACATACGTGATGCGAATGGATTGGTGCTGATGGACATGGATATGGTGTATCTGGCGAAGGATCAACCACCGGACGTTCGGGTGACCAGTTACATTTACAAGGACCAGCAGCTGATTGGGTTCTTGCGCAATGATAAGCTGTACGGAGTGATCACGGATCACGAAGGATCGGTCCGGGTGGTGGTGACCGGTGGCGAAGTTGTTGCGGCCTACGATTACCTTCCCTATGGACAGATATTCCGACGCTTCGGCACCGATCTCGATGGGCAGCTCTCGTATCTGTACACGGGACAGGAGTGGGAACCGGAGACGGGTCTGTACAACTATCGCGCTCGACTGTACGATCCCGACATTGGTAGGTTCTATCAGATGGATCCGAAGGAGCAGTATCCGAGTCCGTACGTGTATGCCGGGAATTCTCCTGTATCCCTGGTAGATCCCGATGGTGAATTTGCTTTTGCATTGGCCGTACTTATTTTAGCCTTGGTAGGTGCTTACCTGGGTGCTGCATCTGCAAACAATTGCTGGAATCCTCTGAAGTGGGATTGGAGATCTTCATCAACCTGGATAGGGCTTTTAACGGGAGCGGTAACAGGAGCTTCCATACCCTTCAACATGGCCAGTTCGGTGGCGTTTTTCGTTGGTATGGGGTTGTCATTAAGCACCTCAATCGCTATCATGGTGGGTACGGGAATAACTTTTGCATACTTTATGATGGCGGCTAGCAGTGGCACCTGGGATCCTACCAAGTTCGATTACTCCAGCCCTGGCACCTGGAATGCGCTAATGAATGGAGTTGCAACGTCCTCTTGGATTTTGATGAATCCTTCCTCGCTCATCAGTTCCTTCGTATCGCTCACCTCGGTCGCAGCGAAggcacttttttttgtagtcaAACTTACGATGAGCCTCGGTTTCACGTATCTGTTTGCGGCGCTTGGGCAAGGTGGCGAGTTTGATGTAACGAAATGGGACTTTTCAGATCCACAATTGTACATGAGCATCGTCGATGGGTTTACCACAGCTACGGtgggtgttttatttcttcgtaATGTGCCCAACCAGATAAGCAAGTGGTCTGGAAAGGTTACACGGACGTtcgatgttttagttggtaaTCTAATTACCTTCCGCGCCCACCTAACACTGGGGCGTGATTGGTCCAGAATGATTATGCACTCTACAAAATTCATGTCCGTAAATTTCCGTAGCATGCAGAGCCTGCAGAAGGGGTTTTTAACTGTTGGATTCTACGCATTGATTGTGTCGTTACGCCTGTCAGAGGTACCTAACAGCGCCATTCCTGAGTTTACGGCAGCGGAAGCAACCGTTAATGTGCTTTTTAATGCTGAACAATTTTCTGAATTTGTGATAAAGCCTTTACCACAGCGGTTGAAACTACCCAAACTATCACGATTCATGCGCTTTCGCATTCGATCGGAAGCAATAAGCATTGGTAATGATTCGTACCTTCATATGCAACATATGCAACGTTCCTCCGCATCATTACTGCAAAACACATTTAACACTTTGGTCAATCTGCCATTCGAATGGTTGTTTAGTGGAAAAATGACTGAAGAACACACTAGTACAAATACGATCACCACTATGGTTACATTTACACCGAAGCGGATGCCACGCGCTGGTCACATCTTGCgaaattgttataaaatgGGAAGTGAACAGCATCCCGGTGGTATGATATCTTGTTACGGGCATAGTAGCATTTTGACAATAGTTCCGAAATTTCATGATGCCAATATTGCGGAACAGGATCATTACAACCACTGCATGCCACTGACATATGATGGCCACCCTTCGGTGTCGTGCCAGGGCGAGTGGTCATCGTTGGTCTATACAGCAAAGGACTCTGCAAGGGTGTTTGATTTTGTCGATGGATGGGTATTACTGTTGCAGGTTGCTCCTTCAGCGTTCAGGGAAATTAGGCGTGGCATAAAATATCTGTTTTCACGCCCTAAACGCAGCACACAACATTTGAATAAGGAACGTGTGGAAAATGAACGGAAAATACTTCTAACTAAGTTGAATGGTTTAAAATCTCAGATTCATCCCACCAAGCGGTCACAGCATTGGGCTCAATGGATGATCGAAGATCTTATCGACGATGTGGATTCATATTTGACAAAAGGACAAGGCGCGTTCAACAATTTGGAGGACAGAATCAACACTCTAGCGGCAGAAATTAAAGAGGATGTCATAATAGAAAAGCTGCAAAGCACATTTAAGTTAcgcgaagcaaacgaaaattcgTTTCCCTATGATAAAAACTTGGACGTTAAAATGGGTAATCTACAAATAGGCCAATGTTTAGATCGTTATGCGCAACTCCCCTTAAGCAATTTGAATCAGTTGAGTGATATGATGTACGgtgcattaaattaa